A DNA window from Peromyscus leucopus breed LL Stock chromosome 3, UCI_PerLeu_2.1, whole genome shotgun sequence contains the following coding sequences:
- the Wbp1 gene encoding WW domain-binding protein 1 isoform X2 translates to MARASSRNSSEEAWGALRAPQQQLQELCPGVNAQPYLCESGHCCGETGCCTYYYELWWFWLLWTVLILFSCCCAFRHRRAKLRLQQQQRQREINLLAYHGACHGAGPVPTGSLLDLRFLSAFKPPAYEDVVHHPGTPPPPYTMAPGHPLTASSECTSCLPAPSCSAHLEGTNVEGVSSHQSALPRQEGEPRAGVSPVHIPPSCRYRRLTGDSGIELCPCPDSSEGEPVKETRVRATQPDLEDHSPCALSPESLSQAPPLGLASSYGDIP, encoded by the exons ATGGCTCGGGccagcagcaggaacagcagcGAAGAGGCCTGGGGGGCACTCCGGGCGCCGCAACAGCAG CTTCAAGAGCTGTGCCCAGGAGTGAATGCCCAACCCTACCTCTGTGAGAGCGGTCACTGCTGTGGGGAGACTGGCTGCTGCACCTACTACTATGAACTCTGGT GGTTCTGGCTGCTCTGGACAGTCCTCATCCTTTTTAGCTGTTGTTGCGCCTTCCGCCACCGGAGAGCTAAACTCAGGCTGCaacagcagcagcggcagcgtgAGATCAACTTGTTGGCTTACCATGGGGCATGCCACGGGGCTGGCCCTGTTCCCACTGGCTCACTGCTTGACCTTC GCTTCCTCAGCGCCTTCAAACCCCCAGCCTATGAGGATGTGGTTCACCACCCCGGCACACCGCCACCTCCTTACACTATGGCCCCGGGCCACCCCTTGACTGCTTCTAGTGAATGCACCAGCTGTCTTCCCGCACCCAGCTGCTCTGCCCACTTGGAGGGGACAAATGTGGAAGGTGTTTCCTCCCACCAGAGTGCCCTCCCTCGTCAGGAGGGTGAGCCCAGGGCAGGGGTGAGCCCAGTTCACATACCCCCTTCCTGCCGCTACCGTCGCCTGACTGGTGACTCAGGTATCGAGCTCTGCCCTTGTCCTGACTCCAGCGAAGGTGAGCCAGTCAAGGAGACGAGGGTTAGAGCCACTCAACCAGATCTGGAGGACCATTCCCCCTGTGCACTGTCCCCAGAGTCTCTGTCCCAGGCCCCTCCTCTGGGGCTGGCTTCCAGTTATGGGGACATCCCGTAA
- the Wbp1 gene encoding WW domain-binding protein 1 isoform X1: MARASSRNSSEEAWGALRAPQQQSPAASSLEGAIWRRAGTQTRALDAILYHPQQSHLLQELCPGVNAQPYLCESGHCCGETGCCTYYYELWWFWLLWTVLILFSCCCAFRHRRAKLRLQQQQRQREINLLAYHGACHGAGPVPTGSLLDLRFLSAFKPPAYEDVVHHPGTPPPPYTMAPGHPLTASSECTSCLPAPSCSAHLEGTNVEGVSSHQSALPRQEGEPRAGVSPVHIPPSCRYRRLTGDSGIELCPCPDSSEGEPVKETRVRATQPDLEDHSPCALSPESLSQAPPLGLASSYGDIP, encoded by the exons ATGGCTCGGGccagcagcaggaacagcagcGAAGAGGCCTGGGGGGCACTCCGGGCGCCGCAACAGCAG AGTCCGGCAGCGTCTTCTCTTGAGGGAGCAATTTGGAGACGAGCTGGGACCCAGACTCGCGCCCTGGATGCCATCCTTTATCATCCCCAGCAATCCCATCTG CTTCAAGAGCTGTGCCCAGGAGTGAATGCCCAACCCTACCTCTGTGAGAGCGGTCACTGCTGTGGGGAGACTGGCTGCTGCACCTACTACTATGAACTCTGGT GGTTCTGGCTGCTCTGGACAGTCCTCATCCTTTTTAGCTGTTGTTGCGCCTTCCGCCACCGGAGAGCTAAACTCAGGCTGCaacagcagcagcggcagcgtgAGATCAACTTGTTGGCTTACCATGGGGCATGCCACGGGGCTGGCCCTGTTCCCACTGGCTCACTGCTTGACCTTC GCTTCCTCAGCGCCTTCAAACCCCCAGCCTATGAGGATGTGGTTCACCACCCCGGCACACCGCCACCTCCTTACACTATGGCCCCGGGCCACCCCTTGACTGCTTCTAGTGAATGCACCAGCTGTCTTCCCGCACCCAGCTGCTCTGCCCACTTGGAGGGGACAAATGTGGAAGGTGTTTCCTCCCACCAGAGTGCCCTCCCTCGTCAGGAGGGTGAGCCCAGGGCAGGGGTGAGCCCAGTTCACATACCCCCTTCCTGCCGCTACCGTCGCCTGACTGGTGACTCAGGTATCGAGCTCTGCCCTTGTCCTGACTCCAGCGAAGGTGAGCCAGTCAAGGAGACGAGGGTTAGAGCCACTCAACCAGATCTGGAGGACCATTCCCCCTGTGCACTGTCCCCAGAGTCTCTGTCCCAGGCCCCTCCTCTGGGGCTGGCTTCCAGTTATGGGGACATCCCGTAA
- the Mogs gene encoding mannosyl-oligosaccharide glucosidase has translation MARGERRRRAAAAEGARPLERARGAGRRDGRASGARGSAGGAALAVVVLALAFGLSGRWVMAWLRARRALTLHPAPPALPPDSSSPAVAPELFWGTYRPHVYFGMKTRSPKPLLTGLMWAQQGATPGTPPKLRHTCEQGDGVGPYGWEFHDGLSFGRQHISDGALRLTTEFVKRPGGQHGGDWSWRVTVEPQASGTTSLPLVSLFFYVVTDGQEVLLPEIGAKGQLKFISGHTSELGDFRLTLLPPTSPGDTVPKHGSYNVFWSSNPGLPLLTDMVKSRLNSWFQHRPPGASPERYLGLPGSLKWEERGPGGQGQFLIQQVTIKVPFSVEFVFESGSARAGGNQAPGQLLGSQLTQALESHAAAFQERFERTFRLKEKGLSPEEQTLGQAALSGLLGGIGYFYGQGLVLPDTGMEGSEQKVDPALFPPVPLFSGVPSRSFFPRGFLWDEGFHQLVVQRWDPHLTREVLGHWLGLLNADGWIGREQILGDEARSRVPPEFLVQRAAHANPPTLLLPVLQMLEGGDPDDLAFLRKAFPRLHAWFSWLHQSQAGPVPLSYRWRGRDLALPTLLNPKTLPSGLDDYPRASHPSAAERHLDLRCWVALGARVLSRLAEQLGETEAAAELGPLAASLEEPASLEELHWAPELGVFADFGNHTKAVQLKSRPPQGLVRVVGRPPPQLQYVDAVGYVSLFPFLLQLLDPSSARLGPLLDILADSRHLWSPYGLRSLSASSLFYRQRNSEHDPPYWRGAVWVNINYLALGALHHYGRVEGPHKVQAAKLYHELRANVVSNIWRQYQATGFLWEQYSDQDGHGMGCRPFQGWTSLVLLVMAEEY, from the exons ATGGCCCGAGGCGAGAGGCGACGGCGCGCCGCAGCGGCAGAGGGGGCGCGGCCGCTGGAGAGGGCGCGGGGCGCTGGGCGGCGGGACGGCAGGGCGAGCGGGGCGCGCGGCTCGGCTGGCGGCGCGGCCCTGGCCGTGGTGGTGCTGGCGCTGGCCTTCGGTCTGTCGGGGCGCTGGGTGATGGCATGGCTCCGTGCGCGTCGCGCGCTCACACTGCACCCCGCGCCGCCCGCGCTGCCCCCCGACTCCTCCAGTCCCGCCGTGGCCCCGGAACTCTTCTGGGGCACCTACCGTCCACACGTCTATTTCGGCATGAAGACTCGCAGCCCCAAACCACTGCTGACGG GTCTGATGTGGGCGCAGCAGGGCGCCACCCCGGGGACCCCTCCTAAACTCAGGCACACGTGTGAACAGGGAGACGGCGTGGGTCCCTATGGCTGGGAGTTCCACGATGGCCTCTCCTTCGGCCGCCAGCATATCAGCGATGGGGCCTTAAGGCTCACCACTGAGTTCGTCAAGAGGCCCGGGGGTCAGCATGGAGGGGACTGGAGCTGGAGAGTGACGGTAGAGCCTCAG GCCTCAGGTACTACTTCCCTCCCTTTGGTGTCCCTGTTCTTCTACGTGGTAACAGATGGCCAGGAAGTCCTACTACCAGAGATTGGAGCCAAAGGACAGTTGAAGTTCATCAGTGGACATACCAGTGAACTTGGTGACTTCCGCCTTACGCTTCTGCCACCAACCAGTCCAGGAGACACTGTCCCTAAGCATGGCAG CTACAATGTCTTCTGGTCCTCCAACCCAGGGCTGCCACTGCTCACAGATATGGTCAAGAGCCGCCTCAACAGCTGGTTTCAGCACCGGCCCCCAGGGGCCTCTCCAGAACGCTACCTTGGCTTGCCTGGGTCtctgaagtgggaggagagaggcccTGGTGGGCAAGGACAGTTCTTGATACAGCAGGTGACAATCAAAGTCCCTTTCTCTGTGGAGTTCGTGTTTGAGTCCGGCAGTGCCCGGGCGGGTGGCAACCAAGCCCCTGGGCAGTTGCTGGGCAGCCAGCTGACCCAAGCCCTAGAGAGCCATGCTGCGGCTTTCCAAGAGCGTTTTGAGAGGACCTTCCGGTTAAAGGAGAAGGGCCTGAGCCCCGAGGAGCAGACTTTGGGTCAGGCTGCCCTCAGTGGCCTCCTGGGCGGGATTGGCTATTTCTATGGACAGGGTTTGGTGTTGCCAGACACTGGCATGGAAGGGTCTGAGCAGAAAGTAGACCCTGCTCTTTTCCCCCCTGTACCCCTTTTCTCTGGAGTGCCTTCCCGGTCCTTCTTCCCTCGAGGCTTCCTTTGGGATGAAGGCTTTCACCAGCTAGTGGTCCAGCGATGGGATCCCCACCTCACCCGAGAGGTCCTAGGCCACTGGCTGGGGCTGCTCAATGCTGACGGCTGGATTGGGCGGGAACAGATACTAGGGGATGAGGCCCGATCCCGAGTGCCCCCGGAATTCCTAGTGCAACGCGCAGCCCATGCTAACCCCCCAACCCTGCTCTTGCCAGTGCTGCAGATGTTAGAAGGCGGTGACCCCGATGACTTGGCCTTCCTCCGAAAGGCTTTCCCCCGCCTGCATGCTTGGTTCTCTTGGCTCCATCAAAGTCAGGCCGGGCCAGTGCCGCTATCCTACCGCTGGCGAGGCAGGGACCTGGCTTTACCTACCCTACTTAATCCCAAAACACTGCCCTCGGGCCTGGATGACTACCCCAGGGCATCCCACCCTTCTGCAGCGGAGCGGCACCTGGACCTGCGATGCTGGGTGGCCCTGGGCGCCCGGGTGCTGTCACGGCTTGCAGAACagctgggggaaactgaggctgctgcagagctgggccCACTGGCTGCCTCCCTGGAAGAACCCGCGAGTCTAGAAGAGCTGCACTGGGCTCCTGAACTGGGAGTCTTTGCTGACTTTGGGAACCACACAAAAGCAGTACAGCTCAAGTCCAGGCCTCCTCAGGGGCTGGTTAGGGTGGTGGGCCGGCCTCCGCCTCAGTTGCAGTATGTGGATGCCGTGGGCTatgtctctctttttcccttcctgcTACAGCTGCTGGACCCCAGCTCAGCCCGCCTGGGGCCCCTGCTGGACATTCTAGCTGACAGCCGCCATCTCTGGAGCCCCTATGGGTTGCGCTCCCTTTCAGCCTCCAGCCTCTTTTATAGACAGCGCAATTCTGAGCATGATCCCCCTTACTGGCGGGGTGCCGTGTGGGTGAACATCAACTACCTAGCTTTGGGGGCACTCCACCACTATGGGCGTGTGGAGGGTCCCCACAAGGTTCAGGCTGCCAAGCTCTACCATGAACTCCGTGCCAATGTAGTGAGCAACATATGGCGGCAGTACCAGGCTACAGGGTTTCTGTGGGAACAGTACAGTGACCAGGACGGCCATGGCATGGGCTGCCGCCCCTTCCAGGGATGGACAAGCCTTGTCTTACTGGTCATGGCTGAGGAGTACTGA
- the Ccdc142 gene encoding coiled-coil domain-containing protein 142, producing MARAPRSGGFLPPLSNVPPSWAHPVGAGNERGEGSRGGPGLLAAGSVPRPDSDRQPWEPASASGPMPFALQRLRTALLRLHREREQLLRARDCARHLQAVVRLLRSSSSAGALSQQQLHRDLQLCPSRGSALRLGRRDPTETLLLARPVGLAAQRLDAAIEMQLRALGRAPASLGLTSQLAELMLVLPFYHKLQGQAVSCVPGAARPFPAARVLHLLAAERGCQVAHRLAEALGGSGLQDQLRRQCDEERELLPGLLGLIGGVASTDSSGLRLGGPGALWSQYWTLLWAACAQSLALSVGPWGDPRAVARQLRQALCQASLPQECEKELLSWCDILLHQSLTWSWDQGFCQALGSSLTGQSSPALLSPTAELLQRLFPPLLDALREPRSELRLCLPPSPAPVALGLCTLQTTLLWFLGRAQQYLAAWTPSSFLLLTQRDLPPLLRAVEELSSLASEATLTLEVEQKLGLEIRKLAAEMQLLPEESLSLFFQECRQQATQGFKLHMPRGRYWRLRLCPEHPRAPSEYAGMVVCAVLEPVLQGLQGLPPEAQAPPLGQALTAVLGAWLDHILTHGIRFSLQGALQLKQDFGVVREVLEQEQWGLSRELRQTLLSLSIFQRLDGALLCLLQQPLPKNPVHRRTRCCCFCNDVQTTELPTSNLNSLESLAPPLRPGVSPAQNMHLLSTLGGGGPSPEAYLAGNQQAWLALRLHQHPRWHLPFLSCLGTSPEP from the exons ATGGCCCGGGCGCCTCGCTCCGGTGGctttctgcctcccctctctAACGTACCCCCGTCGTGGGCGCatcccgtgggtgctgggaatgagcGGGGCGAGGGGAGTCGCGGAGGGCCGGGGCTGCTGGCTGCGGGGAGCGTCCCGCGCCCGGACTCCGACAGACAGCCGTGGGAGCCCGCATCGGCGAGCGGCCCGATGCCCTTCGCTCTGCAGCGGCTCCGGACCGCATTGCTCCGTCTGCACCGCGAGCGGGAGCAGCTTCTGCGGGCCCGGGACTGTGCCCGCCACCTGCAGGCGGTCGTGAGGCTGCTCCGCTCCAGCTCGTCGGCCGGTGCCCTCTCCCAGCAGCAGCTGCATCGCGACCTGCAGCTGTGCCCTTCGCGTGGGTCGGCTCTGCGCCTCGGCCGCCGGGACCCCACGGAGACGCTTCTCCTGGCTCGCCCCGTCGGGCTAGCAGCCCAGCGTCTGGATGCTGCCATCGAGATGCAGCTTCGCGCCCTAGGCCGGGCACCCGCCAGCCTGGGCCTGACGTCCCAGCTAGCGGAACTGATGCTGGTCCTTCCCTTCTACCACAAGCTACAGGGACAAGCCGTGAGTTGCGTCCCTGGGGCCGCGCGCCCGTTCCCCGCGGCCCGTGTGCTCCACCTCCTGGCTGCAGAGCGGGGTTGTCAGGTGGCACATAGGCTGGCCGAGGCCCTTGGCGGATCGGGCTTGCAAGACCAACTCCGTCGGCAGTGCGACGAAGAGCGAGAGCTGCTGCCAGGGCTGCTGGGTCTAATAGGGGGTGTGGCTAGCACCGACAGCAGTGGACTGAGGCTTGGAGGGCCTGGAGCCCTGTGGAGCCAGTACTGGACCTTGCTGTGGGCAGCCTGTGCTCAGAGTCTGGCCCTAAGCGTGGGACCCTGGGGGGACCCCAGAGCAGTGGCACGACAGTTGCGTCAGGCATTGTGTCAAG CATCCCTGCCTCAAGAGTGCGAGAAGGAGCTGCTGTCTTGGTGTGACATCCTACTTCATCAGTCTCTTACCTGGAGCTGGGACCAAG GGTTCTGCCAGGCCTTGGGGTCATCCCTGACGGGTCAGAGCAGCCCTGCTCTACTATCTCCTACTGCCGAGCTATTGCAGCGGCTTTTCCCTCCACTCTTGGACGCCCTTCGAGAGCCGAGGTCAGAACTtcgcctgtgtctgcctccaa GTCCTGCGCCTGTTGCTCTGGGGCTCTGTACCCTGCAGACCACCTTGCTCTGGTTCTTGGGCAGAGCTCAGCAGTACCTGGCAGCATGGACCCCCAGTTCCTTCCTGCTCCTGACCCAAAGGGATTTGCCT CCTCTACTGCGTGCAGTGGAGGAGctgtccagcctggcctcagaggcAACCCTAACCCTGGAGGTGGAGCAGAAGCTGGGCCTGGAGATCCGGAAGCTGGCTGCAGAGATGCAG CTCCTGCCCGAAGAGTCGCTGAGTCTCTTTTTCCAAGAATGCCGTCAACAAGCCACACAGGGCTTCAAGCTCCACATGCCAAGGGGTCGATACTGGAGGCTTCGGCTGTGTCCTG aacaTCCCCGGGCTCCTAGTGAGTATGCAGGGATGGTGGTCTGCGCTGTGCTGGAGCCTGTGTTACAAGGATTGCAGGGACTGCCACCCGaagcccaagcccctcccctcggCCAGGCACTGACAGCCGTCCTGGGTGCCTGGCTTGACCACATCCTCACCCATGGGATCCGGTTCAG CCTGCAGGGGGCGCTGCAGCTCAAACAAGACTTCGGAGTCGTCAGGGAGGTTCTGGAACAGGAGCAGTGGGGCCTGTCCCGGGAGCTTCGCCAGACTCTGCTCTCACTCAGCATCTTCCAGCGGCTAGATGGAGCCCTGCTGTGTCTCCTGCAGCAGCCCCTGCCCAAGAACCCAGTCCACAGGAGGACTCGCTGTTGCT GTTTTTGTAATGACGTCCAGACCACTGAACTCCCCACCAGCAACCTCAACAGCCTGGAAAGCTTGGCACCCCCTCTACGGCCTGGagtctccccagcccagaacaTGCACCTGCTAAGcaccctgggaggaggaggacctAGTCCTGAGGCTTACCTGGCTGGAAACCAGCAAGCCTGGCTTGCCCTGAGGCTGCACCAGCACCCTCGTTGGCACCTGCCCTTTCTTTCCTGCCTGGGGACGAGTCCTGAGCCCTAA
- the Mrpl53 gene encoding 39S ribosomal protein L53, mitochondrial, with protein MAAALARLGLRPVKLVRVQFCPFEKNVEATRTFLQAVSSEKVRATNLNCSVIADVRHDGSEPCVDVVFGDGYRLIMRGAHLTAQEMFTALASHIRVRNAAAAAAASASSADKPGPVTGTRR; from the exons ATGGCGGCGGCTTTGGCTCGGCTCGGACTGCGGCCGGTCAAGCTGGTTCGAGTTCAGTTCTGCCCGTTTGAGAAGAACGTGGAGGCGACAAG GACCTTTCTCCAGGCGGTGAGCAGCGAAAAAGTCCGTGCCACGAACCTCAACTGTTCGGTGATCGCCGACGTGAGGCACGACGGCTCCGAGCCCTGCGTGGACGTGGTGTTCG GAGATGGGTATCGGCTGATTATGCGGGGCGCCCACCTCACCGCTCAGGAAATGTTCactgccttggcctcccacaTACGGGTCAGGAACGCAGCGGCAGCCGCGGCAGCGTCGGCCTCCAGCGCAGACAAGCCCGGCCCAGTTACTGGTACCCGGCGCTGA
- the Ino80b gene encoding INO80 complex subunit B, with translation MSACVPTVPSPLPSQDPMSKLWRRGSTSGAMEAPEPGEALELSLAGAHSHGVHKKKHKKHKKKHKKKHHQEEEAGQTQAPAKPQLKLKIKLGGQVLGTKSVPTFTVIPEGPRSPSPLMVVDNEEEPMEGVPLEQYRAWLDEDSNLSPSPLRDLPGDLEGQEEEEEQRWLDALEKGELDDNGDLKKEIDERLLTARQRALLQKARSQPSPILPLPVAGGCPAPALTEEMLLKREERARKRRLQAARRAEEHKNQTIERLTKTAAPSGRGGRGAARGERRGGRAAAPAPAPMVRYSSGAQGSTLSFPPGVAAPAPVVQRPAPTGPAPRCSVPGCPHPRRYACSRTGQALCSLQCYRINLQLRLGGPEGPGSPLLAT, from the exons ATGTCGGCTTGTGTCCCGACCGTTCCCAGTCCTCTTCCCTCGCAGGACCCCATGAGCAAGCTGTGGCGGCGCGGGAGCACCTCTGGGGCCATGGAGGCCCCCGAGCCAG GGGAAGCGCTGGAGTTGAGCCTGGCAGGTGCTCACAGCCACGGAGTAcacaagaaaaaacacaagaagcacaaaaagaaacacaagaagaaGCATCATCAGGAAGAGGAGGCCGGACAGACACAGGCTCCTGCGAAACCTCAGCTTAAACTTAAAATCAAGCTGGGTGGACAGGTCCTGGGCACCAAGAG TGTTCCTACCTTCACTGTGATCCCTGAGGGGCCACGATCACCTTCTCCCCTGATGGTCGTGGATAATGAAGAGGAACCTATGGAAGGGGTACCTCTGGAGCAGTACCGAGCCTGGCTGG ATGAAGACAGTAATCTGTCCCCCTCTCCACTTCGGGATCTGCCAGGGGATCTGGAgggccaggaggaagaggaggaacagaggTGGCTAGATGCCCTGGAGAAGGGAGAGCTGGATGACAACGGGGACCTCAAGAAGGAGATCGATGAGCGGCTGCTCACTGCGAGACAG CGAGCCCTGCTCCAGAAGGCGCGGAGTCAGCCGTCCCCCATCCTTCCTCTGCCGGTGGCTGGGGGCTGCCCAGCCCCTGCCCTCACGGAAGAGATGCTGCTGAAACGCGAGGAGCGGGCGCGGAAGCGGAGGCTGCAGGCGGCAAGGCGGGCCGAGGAGCACAAGAATCAGACAATCGAGCGTCTCACCAAGACGGCCGCTCCTAGCGGACGCGGAGGGCGTGGGGCAGCGCGCGGAGAGCGGCGCGGAGGGCGGGCGGCTGCCCCAGCCCCTGCACCCATGGTGCGCTACAGCAGCGGGGCCCAGGGCTCCACTCTGTCCTTTCCTCCCGGCGTCGCCGCACCCGCGCCCGTGGTTCAGCGGCCCGCCCCCACGGGCCCTGCTCCGCGCTGCTCCGTCCCCGGCTGCCCCCACCCGCGTCGTTATGCTTGCTCTCGCACCGGCCAGGCTCTCTGCAGCCTGCAGTGCTACCGCATCAACCTGCAGCTACGGCTGGGTGGACCTGAGGGCCCAGGGTCCCCCCTCCTGGCCACTTGA